ttatatataactgggtaaaaataatatatgaaaattatagataagttgtagataagttgtatattatataattagttgtatgaaatttatttttactatgtataaatcagactgacaagagtgagttgctctagtggtaagcaccctccacttccaactaagaggttgtgagttcgagtcaccccaagagtaaggtggggagttcttgaaaGGAGGGAGTcgagggtttatcggaaacaacctctctaccctagggtaagggtaagatctgcgtacacactaccctccccagaccccactagtaggattatactgggttgttattattgttgttgttgttgtatgtataaatcagatacaaaatatacaaaggacatattatataaaatttatataaaaattgtatttaagttgtatataactcggtagaaataatatatgaaagttgtagataagttgtatactgAATACATTTTTACTTGACCCACCTTCCTTTAATGATTGACATACTTGACTGAATATATTTCAGACACGCatatctatttttatatttttcacttAGACCAATCTTTATAACacaagaaacaaaataaaatatatttttcgcTTGAAGTGCAGAGGAGTAAGTCCACCTTCTCCAGTTTGTCAGTGACATTTGCTGAACTTAGGAGGATGAGATGCTATGCGTTTCCTTTGCTTCAAATCCCGTGAATTTTCCACTACGAATCCAATCCATTCTTTTGTTTGGCTTAATTCAAAAATCAAAACTTTTATCCAACAAGAAAACCATTTTGAAGCTCTCTTAGCCTACTCTAAAGAACCTCATTTTCCTCTCAACACCTCCAAATTCACTTTTTCTGCTCTTCTAAAAGCTTGCGCCTTTCTTCCAAATTTACAAACTAGGAAAACAATCCATGGCAAAATGACAGGGTGGAGAAAAATAGCTTCCATGATTACCGTATATTAAGGcggaagaaaaataaggaaagagaagaggagaaaaaaaaaggaaaatggtgtaactaaatcccttgattgaagacACAAATAATAGATTTGAGTGCCCTTTAAGGtggattgtatatattttgtaactaAAATGTGTTTAGGTCGGGTAAATACCAAAACATGAatatttttcataataaggtTTCAACTAGTGTATAGGAATGAAAAAATCCCaatattttttggaatttgtCCAGTAGAAAAAATATCTTgtacaaatcttcaaatcttatacgTTATGCAAGATAGAAACTTTGTTAATAGAAAAGATTGTGtgcatatttttagaattattattagtaaTCTTAAATATTTTATATGGCTGCTTTAGAGAggtaattttacaaagagcgtGCTACTACATGTTATTGTTATAGGTAAAAAGCTGTTATAGAGaagtaaaatataacttaaaaattAGTTTtaagaaaaatttattttttagggATGCTGCTATAGAGATGTCTCACCAGTCATATACATATGTTTTAGTCACTGACCAGGCAAGTGGACCGGGTTGACCCACTTAATCCACCAATCGTAATGGGCCTTTATTGGGCCAGTCATAAAACCCAAATTTGTAGTACTTAAGGCCTACTTGATCTGAAGCCCAAATTCATTCAAGTGGGCTGTGGATTAAAAGCAAACAAATGGAGCCCAAATTGTAACAGTCTTCAGCGGCCGAACCCTCCTCTCAGCAGCCAACTCCTCGTCGTTCTCCTTCTCCGACGGCTGACTTTGTATGTTTCTCTTAAATAATTCCTTTCTGTCTATCTTCAATTAGACCAAACTCTTTAACCTTTTCTGTAATGATTTTTAGTGCTATAATGCAAATGCTTAATGAATTGGATTAAAACGATGTGTTTGTTTCCATTTCTCAAATAAAGCTTCGAATTCCTGTGTGACATATTACTAATAGTATTGCATTTCATATTAAATGAAGTAACATGCAATTGTCTTTCAACTGACGTAATAGTGTGAATATTACATTCTCAGTGCATAAAACTTAAACTCAGTACTAAGTGAATTTTTCTATCTATATAAATTTCGGTGGATAGAGTTACTCATTACCTGTGTTGGTGGGACGAAGCAGGTATACAGTAGAGTAGTCGAGGTGCCTGCAAGTTTATCCAGATACTACCATTATATTATATAGAAAAATCAACCTAATAATGTCAATTGATTATGCATTTATGGAAAGAAAAAAAGATGAGGTCAATTTGAGATGCTAGGATGCTTGAACGTACTTGATGAATCCGTTGGTCGTTGGCAGTGTATCGGGTGGAGATTGGTCTTTGATCAGCTAGGTTCCATTTCTTTGGTATGGGAAGGACAATAAAAGAAAGTTAATAATGAGGTGTCTGAATTTTTCGTTGCTTAAGCAAACACTTTGGTGATTAAGCTGTGTAACCCTATTCCTTGAGTTTGTTGATTTGTTGCTCGACGTTCTATGATAAGTCATTGTAGTTTTAAAGATGACTTTCTTTGTCTTTGTTCCAACTTTCAGAGTTGAAGATTGCTACTGAAGTATTTAACAGCAGTCGAAAATGTCTCGGAAAGGATTGATGGAGCAGGACCTAAGCAAATTGGATGTGACAAAGCTACATCCGCTTTCGCCTGAAGTTATTTCTCGTCAGGCTACAATAAATATTGGTAAACTAGTAATAATTGAATACTTGAAACGATATGTGCTTACATCAATTTGTGTATGGTATATATCCCTTTTACACTTTACTAGTCACACTGAATTActgaaatatgatttcaaaatctaGGTACTATTGGCCATGTGGCTCATGGAAAGTCAACAGTCGTAAAAGCTATATCTGGTGTGCAGGTATGTCGTATTTAAATTCTGGACCTTTTATCAATGGAGTTAAACTTCTGAGTTTAGAAGGTTTGTCCTGCTAGATCATAAAATTCTTGTCAGATGTGAGAGTCCTCTATTTAACTGCTTCTCTTGAGTTACAATTGAATGATATGTTGACCTTTGTAAACTGTAAATACAGGTTCTTATTTACCTTTGTATTTCTGGGAACAAATATTCTTTCTGTTAATTATAGGTATCTAACGCTAAGTAACTATTTAGTTTATCAACTAGAAAGCATTTCTGGGTTTTGTCCTTTTCCTTCTGTTATGATGAAAAATAAAGTAATTCCCTGTGCTCCTATTCAGTATGCTGATAATGAATCAAAGCTATTATTATATTACTCTATATTGCAACAAGACACAGAGCCTGTATTAGCAGTTTGGGAAAATTATGGTGGAATAATCAGCTTTTACGAAAATTAATGATTTTTATCTATTATGGGCTAGCTCAATTGATATTTCGTATATGTTGGTTAGTAAGTCCTTATTTTGGTCTGATCTTTGTTTTGTCTTACTTATTTTATTCACACTGTGTGTTTGCTGAAAGTAGTCAGACAGAAAATAATTAAACACCCTTATTTGTGCAGACCGTTCGTTTTAAAAATGAGCTAGAACGTAATATTACAATTAAGCTTGGATATGCAAATGCTAAGATATACAAATGTGAAGAAGAGCGCTGTCCTAGACCCATGTGCTACAAGTGAGTCCTTGACTTGAAACAGAAATGTGCTTCATTTGGTAGCCTGTGCTGTAACAACAATCATTTCCAGGGCATATGGTAGTGGAAAAGAAGACAGTCCCATGTGTGATGTCCCTGGTTTTGAGAACTGCAGGATGAAATTACTGAGGCATGTATCCTTTGTTGATTGCCCCGTAAGTTCCTCACGTGCCACTCTGTACAGTATGTATTACTGCCATTTTAGTTGTGCATTCTGTTTCTATATGAGATGATTAGCCTTTAGTTTGACTGTGCTTAGATATGACCATACCAGAGAAAATATTGAGGATTGTAGCTTTGGTATTAAAGCAGGAAAGTACTTAAAAAAAAGTTTTCAATAAATCGTTACTGCTTTCTTTGTACTGAATGCTCGACATTATATTAGTATTCGCATTTAACTTGCAGTACCTATTAGCTTTCTCTAAGATTGAAGGAAGTCTTGGAAGATAAGTATTTTTTTCCCCGTGTTTTATGTgtgttccttttttatttttttattttgtttcagAATTGTAGGCCTATTTTAGAAAGAGATATTCAGCTTCAGTATCGTTATCTAAACAATCGCTGGTGACCCTCAGCTTTGCATCTTTGAACGGTTTATTCTAATAAACTACTATGTAATTGTCCCTTTTTCTGAAAATTACTGCTCCTTTTAATGGTTTTTGGATATTGGATATTTGAAACTGCAGCATGCACTTTGGAATACATAATTTGAAGAGAATTTTCTCTTTGGTTATGTTGTCATTAACGTACGTTTATGTTTCTCTGTCAGTAGATACTTCTCCTTACTAGGGGAGATTATTTTGTTTAATAAATTGCAGTCATAATACTGAAAAACTAACTCATGATGTACTTTGCATCCTTGTGATATTTAATTCTCATCTCTGCCGTATAACTTTCTATTATACCAATGCTGCCTATAACATCGTTTTCTGCAGGGTCATGATATTCTCATGGCTACGATGCTTAATGGAGCTGCAATTATGGATGGAGCCTTACTTCTGATTGCTGCCAATGAGAGCTGTCCCCAACCTCAAACTTCTGAACATTTAGCAGCTGTTGAAATTATGCGCCTCCAACATATCATAATTCTTCAAAATAAGGTTGATCTAGTCCAGGAAAATGTTGCCATCAACCAGCACGAGGCAATTCAGAAATTTATTCAGGTTAGTGGAATACTGCTTTTCTTTCTCCACTCACATTCTGTGCTTAATTTGTGAGGATAGTTGTTATAATACCATATTTCAAAACCTTATTCAGGGAACTGTTGCAGATGGTGCCCCAGTTGTACCAATATCTGCACAATTGAAGTACAATATTGATGTAGTTGCTGAATATATTGTGAAAAAAATTCCCATTCCTGAGAGGAATTTCATTTCACCACCAAATATGATTGTTATCCGGTCATTTGATGTCAACAAACCTGGTTTTGAAGTTGATGATATCAGAGGTGGTGTTGCTGGTGGCAGTATTTTGAAGGTATCTTTCTCTTTTCCTGCAATTAATGATACTAGTCATTTACGGTGGGTATAATTATTTATTTCTTTTGAATcacataaattttattaaataatgTATTTGAATAGGAGAataaaaactaaagaaaaaaaatcatgCCCTGAAAATGATGAAGGTTAATGATATTTAACTAACTCAGCTAAGGAAGAAATAGCACCTCACAAAATTATCCACGTATTATTGAATTTATACAAAAACGACATGAATGCCACCTTTATAACAAAAGGAAGACCTTCATAATGGTTAATTAGATTCTTTGTGCAGGGTGTATTGAAGGTAAATCAACTTATTGAAGTTCGTCCAGGAATTGTTGTCAAAGATGAGAGTGGAAACATCAAATGTACTCCAATATATTCAAGAATAGTATCATTGTTTGCCGAGCAAAATGAACTACAATTTGCTGTGCCCGGAGGCCTCATTGGAGTTGGAACAACTATGGATCCAACATTAACACGTGCTGATCGATTGGTGGGACAGGTTCTTGGGGAGGTTGGGTCACTCCCTGAAGTTTTCGTCGAACTAGAGGTATGACTTCCTTGAAATACTTCAGAAACTTGATGAATTgctaaaactagaattttgtatGTCTCTTCTTAGAGAACTGTTTTTTAGATCAGTGATATCCCTTTTCTTTCTGAGTAATGAAATAGTTAAGTCTGTCGTAAAGGAACTACTGGTTCTTTTTCAATAAGTCTACTGTTTTCGATTGACTGTGTTATCCTCCTTCCAACTGAGTTCCTATACAGTGCTCTTATGTATCTTTCCTTTATTTCTATACTTTGTAATGCAGGTGAATTTCTTTTTGCTCCGACGTCTTTTGGGTGTGAGGACAAAGGACTCGGAGAGGCAGGGTAAAGTCTCAAAGTTGGCAAAGGGAGAAATCCTCATGTTAAATATAGGGTCTATGTCAACAGGGGCTCGTGTTGTTGCTGTCAAGAATGTTTTCGCGAAACTGCAATTAACGTCCCCTGTGTGTACCAGCAAAGGTGAGAAAATTGCTCTTAGCCGGAGAATTGAGAAGCACTGGCGGCTTATTGGTTGGGGCCAAATCCAAGCTGGTATTACTATTGATATTCCACCCTGCCCCATCTGAGTAAATTTTACACGACTAACTACTGAACAGCTGAAAAAACTGTCAAAACAACGCAGAAGTTTGGAGTTAGATGTAGGAAGGCGAGTAGTTGCGGGTAACTATTTTTTCCAGGTAGAGTAGAAAAGATTATTTGAAATACCAGATATTCTATAGTCTTACATTTACTTTTCCACTTGTTTCTTTGTCCAAGTGGTTGCACCTTGTATTTCATCAGTTTAGGTGGTTACTAGATTGAGTTCCATTCATCTTGCGGCAGATTCCAAACCAACCATTGATGTAATATTATCTACTCAATTTTGTATGCTTTCTACTGAAGTTGCAAAAACCTAAACTAATGCTTGTAGTCAAAATTCCAAAAAATGTGCGTGATTTTACAAGTCAAGACCTTAGGGTATAGAATGGATCATACTAAATAAATCAAGAAAAAATCTGAAGTATAGTTACTGCCTACTGGGGCTAGGATTTAAAAAGTTTATACCATTTGCACTACTACTAGGGGAAAAAGAAGGTAGAAAGATCTTTCCTTTGAATGCTTTTTAAGAAGTTTCCCTACCCTGCCAACCCCTAGAATACCTAACCAAGTGATTGATTATCTTTGAATGTATTTCTGGTAGGTGCTAAAATAGTATGTCCTTTAATAGTAAAGTTCATCAGATTTCACTCATTAAGATCTTTGACTTAAGTGTTATATTATGACTTGGGGTCCTCATTGCAATCAATTATGTCAATCTCTTCGTTGATTAGCACCCGAGGTAGAACCAGAAGTTCAACGATATGAATTTTAAATTCTAAGTTTAATACAAATATATTGGTTGAGCAAAAACAGAACCTATAACCGGGCTTCTGCGCCTGATTATCACCCATTTAGTACTCATCCTAATTTCTTCATTCAAGAGTTGTAATTAGTATAAGTTACCAGTGCAATAAAAAGATGATGTGAtattatgtacatttcaaatgcTGGACGAGATATTGTGTGAAATACTCAAAATTAGCGGAGAAATAAAGAGTACATTTAAATTGTCAGACTGAGTAAGATAGTAATGTAACTATGTGTTTAATCACAAATCAGATTCCAATAAAAGATCTTTTACCAGCCAAAACTGTGCGTCTGTGACACTATAACCTCGACAGTCAAGAGGGAAAAAGCAGTAAAAAGGCCGTCCGACGCTCAAAACCCGTGGATCATAAAAACACAATAGTACACAATTATTGCTCCAAGGCCCTTCCCCTTCCCCTAAACAGTGATGATACATAAACAAAGATGAACAAAACCTCATAAATGAACATAGTCTAAACAAGAAAATTGTAAATTTGTATAGTGTCATTTACTTTGTAAACTAGAAAACCCTTCCTAGCCTTTAATTTGTCAATAAAGAAGGAATGGCAGCCAAATTTGGAGTAGCATTCTTGTTTGAGGCTTCTCCTTTCTTACTTGATAATGGTTTAGTAAAAGCTCGCATTGGACTTGCTAATACCCATCCCCAATAAGATGAAGAGGAACTAGTAATCATAAAACCACTAAAAATCCCTCTACATCTTACTCTTTCTTTAATGCATTCTTTTCTTGAGGAAACTCTATGTTTACCTTCTCTTTGAGACTCGACTCTTCGCAAAATACAATCACCTGAAACGTTTCTGCTTCCACAGCCAATAGATCTGGATCTTGAATAAACCTGAATAGGACAGACCTCATTCTCCTCTACCTCTATAGAACCACTCAAAGCTGAAGATGAAGGAAAGTTAATGTCTTTTGTAGGTTTTTCAGATTTCTTAGCAGTGGAAAAATGTTTAGAAGATGAGTTGTAAAGAAATGACCATAACCCTTTTCTCTGATGGACATAATCTTCACCTTCAGATTTTCTTGATTTTGTAAAGTTAGAGGTATTCTTGATGTTGGTTTGGAGTGAAAGAGTTGAAGAAGTAGTGGAAGTGAATCCAAAATCAGATTTAAAAGAAGAAGTTGAAGAGGAAGAATTAGAAGGAAAAACAGCAGATGAAGAAACAAGGTTTCCAAGTTTTTCTTGAAGGCAAAAAGGACAAATCCCACCTGGGGTATTATTCTTGTAAGGATGATTTGTACATTGGAAAATACCTTCACCTATGTCTTCTTGAATCCCTTCCATTACCATATTTTTCACTATTATATAGTACTCCAACTAGTTATAGCTTCTCTTCTTCTTGAGAAGAGCTAACTAGAGCTTAACTTAAAGAGCTGGTGAGAAAGAAAGGATTAAGTTGGTTATGAAATGGAAAGATGGAGAGAAAAGGGAGAAGAAGAAGGGAAAGTGGTCAGAATGGGGAGTATAAATGAAGGAATGGAAATAAAGGAAAAATATTATGGCGTTGAAGTAGGAGAGATGGTAGTCCCGAGGAGCATGTGGAAACCTGACTATGGAGTAGTAATTAAAGCTGATAAACAGGACAAAAAACCCTAAGGAGCTACTAATGTGCATATTCCGTCTCATTTTAACTGTCCTTTTAGCGCTTTTTTTGTTTATTAAAAAATACGTTTTATTAAGTTATCCTTATTTAATATAAGAAGATTGATTTTTTCGCATTTTGATGAACAAGGCAAAAAAACCCTAGGAGTTACCAATATACTTATGGATCGTTTGGTTGCCGGTTAGAGTTATGCAGATATTAGTTATATATGTATTAGTTATAaatgtattagttatgcaggaATAAATAATGCATGGATTAGTTATGCAGAGATAAGTTATGCAAGGTtgagttatgttgggattagttatgcATGGATTAGTTATGCGATAGTTATATAAGAATTAGTAATATAAATGTAATGtgagtgttatttattattaGCTTACTTTATTTTACTAAAATTAGTAATATTAAGATTAGTTATGCTGGAATTAGTTATTCtggtattattttttattgattgattggtatgttgtattaattCTGGATTTGTTAACTTTACTACTTTGATAACTTATCCTGAGATTACTATTTCACTCTCTAAAAGATATAAGTTATCTTGATACTATTTTTAGTCCTATGTTAACTTATCCCAGTATTAGTAACCAATCAAGAATAAGGCAAAACTAAATTTTGATACTAAAATTATTTTTACACATCCATCATACCAAACAACCCATCATGTAGTATTATTCACTTTATGTGATATAATTTAACTACGTGTGAAATTTAGGGGGGGAGGGGGAAGAAATATGTAAAACTTATAATCGTAGATATGTATATATTTGTGTGGTAAACAAaacattaaattaaattatttttaaaaactatCATTCTTCTTAAAATGAACTAAAGAGAAGTATTTCTTCCGTCTCAATTTGTGTCGTACTTTATTTTCGGCTGTCCCAAaagaatgtttttttttttttttaatgtttagAAGCAATTTAACTTTAGAATCTCTATTATACTCTTAATGAGATGATTTTGAGTCctacaaatatttaagattcaTACTATACCATAAGATTTAGGGATCATTTGGTAAAGTGTATAAGAATAATGCTGAATAAAACGTATTAGTAATGCAAGATTTTGTAATGCATGGGTTTGTAATGCAAGTATTAATTATGTATAAATTATTTCTTatctattaaaaattaaaatacattgcataatttttataaaaaatagtTATTTATAAAAATGTCCTCCATATTCTTTAgctttaagggactttaaggataattttatcATTAATCATGCTAATGCATGTATTAATAACCTTGGTAAAACCAAATAGGTTGTATAACTAGTACTTGCATTAATAATACATAAAGTTGAAAAAGTGTACAAAATAAGAGATTAGTAATACCAAaagttaatgcatgcattattttctCTAATTCATCTTAATCAAACTACCTCTTATACTATATGTCAAACATTGTCACATAAATTAGGAGGGAGTACTGAATTGAAATTATGGAGTATACATAAGGGGTATTTGCATAATTTAGACAAATTAAAGAGGAGTTAGCATAATTAACCCGTAAATGTCAATATAAGTACAATTTTCAATGCAGACCTATTTATCCGTGAAACAGCCAGCCTTTACAGAAAGAAAAGAATGGAATCTCTGTATTTGCAAAGGATTTGTCCGAAGTCCAAGGTGACACAGCTGCAGCAAAGGGAAGAAGACAACGGAGATATGGGTTTGCTGTATGGTGTTTTTCTTTTCATAAGAAAGTGAGAAAAGCTTCTGATATAGCAGTGGATGTTTGTAAGCAAGTATTCTGCACAACTTTGATCTTTTAGGCCTATTATATGTACCTACACCTTTCACTTCTTTGTTGAGAGTCTTTGACCGGAAGCTTGTTTAGCTGAACTTCTAAAAttagtttattataattttttaaagtatttttttaaaatatatttaataaaaaataatttatgtttgattaattaatttaaaaagtatttttgaacaACAATTCATAATTAAGTACGTTTATTAATTCTACGGGCTGACCCAACCCATCCTTGATCAAGCCTCAGGGGCTACAGATTTACATGGGTCGAGCTTAAAAATCTTGTTTTTAAATAGGTTTCAAAAATCTTAGCACAACTTATTAAATCACGGACTGAGTTGGGCCAGCCTAGCTGGCCAAGCCCATATTAACGGGTGAAAATGACATCAGGTAGTCACTTTTAAGTatgttgtttaaaatatatccacAGTTTATAATGTATTTAACGATTAGTCAATTTTGCACAAATTTCAGGACACTGCGTCCTAGAGTTCAGGATATCGTGTCCTAAAGTTGGAAAATTATGTCCTTAAGTTCGAATCTTATGTCttgaatttcaaattagcagctcaaaaaaTCAGGACACTAAGTCATGAATTTTCAAATTTATGATACTTAGTCCTGAAGTTTGGGTGAATTAACTAATCTTTAAAAATATTGTaaattgtgaatatattttaaatagcgggTTTAAAGGTGACTATTCCCGCACTTCACCCTATTAACAACCCTActcagaaatattttttaaaaatttcaccAAATACTAAGatcgaaaatcttacaaaaatgtcTCAAATAAGTCATAACTTACCAACCTTTAGCCGTTAATCATAAACTTACCAAAATTAGCCAAAATAAATAAGGATTCCAaattctctccaagaatcacacgcaaagatctccttccatatttttaaacGTGATCAACAACATTAAATGCAAAACGAAAAGAAAATTTCATATATAtaattccaaaaatctaagcaaaatgGCATTTTCGATAGGTATGgttaaaattcattgaaaacatatgaatgagtcaatatacaaaaaatTGAGGAAGATTAGAagtgatttggtatcaaaattcatagttaaaatcgagttcaaaatttCTTTTGTGACACATGTAACAAAAATGTATCACACACACAAGTATACATAGATATACATGTGATATATATttaatacaaatatgatacatatgtgatacacatatcacttttttcatgttcatcttctacttcgaattttcaattcaaataatttcaaaacTCTATCTAAtgatcccaaaactgagatttaAACCCCTTAAGATATATCTAATCTATTCCaataacacccactcaaaagaaagcaaaattcaaaaaattgaCATTTTTTGTTTGTTACAAATAGCTACATGGCTAATAATGGTAATATTTATGAATTGACTAATTTTTATACTAACTTATTTATGGACTAATATAATTGATAATTTTCCTACTAATTACTACCTAAAAGTATGctttaaattaattagttaaatataaATTACTTCTCActaacaataatttttaaaaaatattttaaagaaaattatgTTTCAAAATATGctgattttgaaaaatattttctaatttctttagcGTAAAGCAAAAAGTGGCAAACTGCCCCCAATAAGGATTAGCCCTTGGAAATCAGAAAGacaacctctctctctctctca
This sequence is a window from Nicotiana tomentosiformis chromosome 5, ASM39032v3, whole genome shotgun sequence. Protein-coding genes within it:
- the LOC104091219 gene encoding eukaryotic translation initiation factor 2 subunit gamma-like, whose protein sequence is MSRKGLMEQDLSKLDVTKLHPLSPEVISRQATINIGTIGHVAHGKSTVVKAISGVQTVRFKNELERNITIKLGYANAKIYKCEEERCPRPMCYKAYGSGKEDSPMCDVPGFENCRMKLLRHVSFVDCPGHDILMATMLNGAAIMDGALLLIAANESCPQPQTSEHLAAVEIMRLQHIIILQNKVDLVQENVAINQHEAIQKFIQGTVADGAPVVPISAQLKYNIDVVAEYIVKKIPIPERNFISPPNMIVIRSFDVNKPGFEVDDIRGGVAGGSILKGVLKVNQLIEVRPGIVVKDESGNIKCTPIYSRIVSLFAEQNELQFAVPGGLIGVGTTMDPTLTRADRLVGQVLGEVGSLPEVFVELEVNFFLLRRLLGVRTKDSERQGKVSKLAKGEILMLNIGSMSTGARVVAVKNVFAKLQLTSPVCTSKGEKIALSRRIEKHWRLIGWGQIQAGITIDIPPCPI
- the LOC104091220 gene encoding uncharacterized protein, with translation MVMEGIQEDIGEGIFQCTNHPYKNNTPGGICPFCLQEKLGNLVSSSAVFPSNSSSSTSSFKSDFGFTSTTSSTLSLQTNIKNTSNFTKSRKSEGEDYVHQRKGLWSFLYNSSSKHFSTAKKSEKPTKDINFPSSSALSGSIEVEENEVCPIQVYSRSRSIGCGSRNVSGDCILRRVESQREGKHRVSSRKECIKERVRCRGIFSGFMITSSSSSYWGWVLASPMRAFTKPLSSKKGEASNKNATPNLAAIPSLLTN